GGTAGCGGGCATCGCGCTTATAATTGCCTCGTTTATTTTGTTTGACAGGCTGGTTACGCACCTTGTTTTCGCACCGGAAAAGGTTTCTTAATTATTACGGTTGAATTGAAATAATCTAACTAATTATTATTTAATACCTCCGGTAACAGGCGATAGCAAATGTACAGCCCAACAACAATTAATATATTTACAATCAGCGTTGTATGTGTTTTGATGACTGCTTTTTTCAAAAACAGTGCAAGCAGTATAATCAATTGAAGTAACACAAAAAATGTTGGCACCCGATAACCATAACTATCACCTACTGCCCCATCACCGTAAATAAAAAAATGAACAAATACGGCAGTTATTTGCATTAAGGCAAAAAGCAAAACATTCAGAATAGCGATTAAAATAAAATTCAAAGCGCTCTTCATTTATCTACGCATAAGCATTATTCGTAAAACTCAAATAATATTAACTTCGAAGCCGCTCATAAATAAAAAACGCCCCATTTTCGGAGCGTTTTGTAAATTGTGTGCAGGTTAACGCCATAGCTTACATGTAAGCACGTTGGTTTTTGCCTTCCATCCAGTTAACAAAAGCGCGGTTAACTACCTTATTGCCACCCGGAGTTGGGTAATTGCCTGAGAAATACCAATCGCCGGTATGGTCAGGGCAGGCAATGTGCAGGTTATCTAAAGTTTGATAAATCACCTGAACTTCTGCATTTGTATTTTTTGGCGTAATTATCTGTGCGATACGGTCAGAAATTTCCTGATCGGTAAATGGCTCGTAAATAGCCTTAACATAATTTAACACCTGCTCTTTAGGCAGTTTGGCGCTATCTTTACATTGCTGGTAAACCTTCAATAATATTTCCTCTTTACCGGCATCCTTAAGCAAGCTTACCGCTGCCTCAAAAGCCACAAACTCACCCATGCGCGACATATCGATGCCATAGCAATCCGGGTAACGTATTTGCGGGGCTGACGATACTACCACGATTTTTTTAGGCCCTAAACGATCGAGTATTTTCAGGATGCTTTGCTTAAGTGTGGTACCCCGAACGATTGAATCATCCAACACCACCAGTTTATCGGTACCACGGTTAATTAAACCGTACGTGGTATCGTAAACGTGGGCTACCATTTCGCTACGGTCGGCATCCTGTGTAATAAAGGTACGCAGCTTCACATCCTTTATCGCGATCTTCTCTACACGCGGAGCTAATTGCAGCACCTCGGTCAGTTCCTCATCGCTTATTTTGTCGTCGCGGTTAAGCAACCTGTCGCGCTGGTATTTCTTGATGTATTTATGCACCCCTTCAACCATGCCGTAAAAAGCAACCTCGGCAGTGTTAGGAATATAAGAGAATACGGTGTTTTTGATGTCGTGATCAACGGAGTTGAGTATTTGCGGGCACAATAAACGGCCTAACTGTTTACGTTCGCGGTAAATAGATGAGTCGCTGCCACGGGAGAAGTAAATACGCTCGAAAGAACATGATTTCTTTTCCAGCGGTTCGCTAAACATATCTTCAGATACATCGCCGTTCTTTTTAACGATAAGGGCATGGCCGGGTTTGATCTCGTTGATCTCTTCAAGCGGAATGTTAAAAGCCGTTTGAATAGCCGGGCGCTCTGAGGCCGCCACCACAATTTCATCGTTATAATAATAAAATGCCGGGCGTATACCACTTGGATCGCGCATCACGAATGCGTCACCATGGCCCATAATACCGGCAATGGTATAACCGCCATCCCAGTTTTTGGCTGATTTACGGAGTATTTTGGCAACATCCAAATCGTTGGCGATTAACTTGCTGATTTCAACATTATCATCCAAACCCTCACGTTTGTACTGGTCAAACAAGCCCTGATTTTCGGTATCCAGAAAGTGGCCTATCTTTTCAAGCACGGTAACGGTATCTGCCTTTTCTTTAGGGTGCTGCCCTAAATCATAAAGCTGTTGCAGTAACTCGTCAACATTAGTCATGTTGAAGTTACCGGCAATTACCAGGTTACGTGTTTTCCAATTGTTTTGACGCAGAAAGGGGTGGCAGTTTTCGATACTATTTTTGCCATGCGTACCGTAACGCAGGTGGCCCAAAAGCACTTCGCCGGTAAAGCTAACATGTTCTTTAAGCCAATCAGCGTCGGTAAGCTTATCCGGAAACTCCTTCTCGATGTCAGCAAATTTTTTCTGGATGTACTCAAAAATATCAGCAACGGCATTTGAGGCCATTGAGCGGTGACGGCTGATGTAGCGTTTACCGGGATCAATGTCCAGCTTAATGGTAGCAACACCTGCGCCATCCTGGCCGCGGTTGTGTTGTTTTTCCATTAAAAGGTACAGTTTGTTTAAGCCGTACAGTGCAGTGCCGTACTTTTGCTGATAATAAGAGAGTGGCTTTCTTAGGCGGATAAATGCCACACCGCATTCATGTTTAATCTGATCGCTCATGATTTGGAATGAGGTTGCAAAGGTAAACTTTTGCCGGAGATAATCCCCTATCCTATTGTCATTAAAAAAGCATTAATATTGATATAAATTTAACACTCCCTTAACTTTTATATGGCACGAACGGGAACCAGCTTTTGCTTTAGCCATTTGCGCACCGGCTCATCATACACTTTTAAAGTTGCGAAAGCAAACACGATAAAGAAAACGAAAAGGCCAACAGCAATGGGCAGATTCTGATCTACAGCCGGCTTTTTCACACTTATCCAGTAACCGTAAATGTAGATGAAAGGGTAATGGATGAGATAGAGCGGGTATGACAACTCTCCGGCGAACTTGCAAACCTTTGTCCAGGTACCGCTTACCTGCCCTCCTGCACCGGCAGCTACCACCAACGGAAAAAGCAGAATAACACAGGTCACATCATACAACCCATTATATTGAAACCTCGGCATAAAGAATACTACGAATAGCAGTAATGAAAGCAGCGGATAGGCCATCGGCATTTTGATCAGCTTACCTGTACGAAACAACAGTAAACCTGCAAAAAACGGGAATAGCATACGTATGGGTGCAGCCCACAAGGTTTCGTAACTCCAGCCCAAACCCATATAGTTTTGTTTAAGGGCCATCACGATCAAAGCTGACCCGGCAACAACAAGCACTATTACTAAAGCGGCTTTATTTAATTTGCGGCCTATCAGCGCGTAAATAATATTGGCGACATATTCCTGCAATAACGACCAGCACGGCCCGTTCAGCGAATGGGTTTCACCCCATGCCCGAACGTCCGGATGCGGCAGAATGGTATAACCGATCAGCATAATACCAACCAGTTTTAATAAGCTCATGTTAAATGAGCTGTCGTGATAAGGATCGAACCAAAAAGCTATCGCGCCAACGGTAATGCTAAATATCACCATCGGATGCAGGCGCGCAAACCTTATTTTCAGAAACTGGCCAACACTCATGTTGCTCCAGCGGTCATCATAAGCATAGCCCACTACGAAGCCGGACAGCAGATAGAAAAAATCAACCGCCAGGTAACCATGGTTCATGGGGTGTGTTTCGGGTGGAAAGTTTACTTCCAGTATATGAAAAATAACTACAAGTATGGCGGCTGTACCGCGCAATCCATCGAGTATTGGGTAATGGGGTTTCATCAAATAAAAAATGCTTATGACGTTGTAAAGTAGTCATAAGCATTTAAATATTGTAGTATGTGGGCGGTTTGTTACAATTTTTCGCCGTGCTGGCTAACGTCCAAACCTACAATTTCCTCTTCCATAGATACACGCAATGGTGATATCATATCGGTAATCTTTAACAATAACAACGAACCGAAGAATGCGAATATTGAAGTGCCGACCAATGCCACCAGTTGTATCAGGAACAATTTAGTTTCGCCAAAAAACAGGCCGTTACCGTTTGCCATACCTGCGTTAACATTGTGATGGGCAAACACACCGGTGAGCAGCATGCCTACCATACCACCTACGCCATGGCAGGGAAAAACATCTAATGTATCATCAATTGAAGTACGGGTACGCCACTCAACCACCAGGTTACTTACAATGGCTGATATGATACCGATGGCTAATGAGTGTGGTACCGATACAAAACCGGCCGCCGGTGTAATAGCTACAAGGCCTACAACGGCACCGATACAGGTGCCCATGGCTGATGGTTTGCGCCCGCGCAGCATATCAAAAAATATCCAGGTGATACCCGCGGCGGCAGAAGCGGTAGTACTGGTTGCCAGCGCCGTTACCGCAAGTGGGTTGGCACCCAGCGCAGAACCTGCATTAAAACCGAACCAACCGAACCACAACAAGCCTGTGCCGATAATTACATAAGTGATACGGGCAGGCGAATGCGTAGCCTCATTACGGCGTTTTAGGTAGATGGCTGATGCCAAAGCCGCCCAGCCTGCTGACATATGGACAACCGTACCACCGGCAAAATCCAATACACCCATTTTAGCTAAAATACCACCCGGATGCCAGGTGCTGTGCGCCAGCGGCGAGAATATGCAGATAGAAAAAAGAATCAGGAAAATGATGTATGAGTTGAAGCGAATCCGCTCGGCAAAAGCGCCGGTGATAAGCGCAGGTGTGATAATAGCAAACTTAAGCTGGTACATAGCAAACAGCAACAACGGAATGGTTGGCGCCGCCGGCCAGGTAGCGGTACCCAGCATACCTTTCATCATAAAAAAAGTTGATGGATTGCCTATAACCCCGCCTACACTATCGCCAAAGGCTAAACTAAAACCGAATATGCCCCATATCACGGTAATGATTACCATACAAACGATGCTTTGCAGCATAGTGGAAATCACATTCTTTTTATTGACCATACCACCGTAAAAAAAGGCAAGACCAGGTGTCATGATCAGCACCAACGCGGTTGACATCAGCATCCAGGCGATATCGGCACCGTTGAATTGTGATTTTTCAGTGGTGTTCAGCTCAACGGAAGGAAAAACAAAAGTAAGTACTAAAGCAATCAGGATTAAAAGGAAAGGAAAGTACCGTTTCATCAACTTTTTAGATAATTAAATTTAGAATGGCGTGAAAATATGATTTTTATTATGAAATCGCCACTAAATTTAGATTATTTATAAAATTAACCAACCGCATACTCAACTTAAAGCACTTTATACAGTAAATCAGGGAATAATCCGAACAAAAACAGCAATACGGACAACAATACGGATAATGCGATGATTTTTTTATCCGAATAATCATGCTCAAACGATGTGGAACCTTTGCGAAGAAATAGGTTAAGCGGTATTTTAATATAATAAAACAGCGACACCACGGTAATAATAGCTCCGGTAATCATTAAAGCAAGCAACCATACATCATGATTTTGCTGATAGACGGCATAAACAGAAGAA
This Mucilaginibacter defluvii DNA region includes the following protein-coding sequences:
- a CDS encoding amidophosphoribosyltransferase, which encodes MSDQIKHECGVAFIRLRKPLSYYQQKYGTALYGLNKLYLLMEKQHNRGQDGAGVATIKLDIDPGKRYISRHRSMASNAVADIFEYIQKKFADIEKEFPDKLTDADWLKEHVSFTGEVLLGHLRYGTHGKNSIENCHPFLRQNNWKTRNLVIAGNFNMTNVDELLQQLYDLGQHPKEKADTVTVLEKIGHFLDTENQGLFDQYKREGLDDNVEISKLIANDLDVAKILRKSAKNWDGGYTIAGIMGHGDAFVMRDPSGIRPAFYYYNDEIVVAASERPAIQTAFNIPLEEINEIKPGHALIVKKNGDVSEDMFSEPLEKKSCSFERIYFSRGSDSSIYRERKQLGRLLCPQILNSVDHDIKNTVFSYIPNTAEVAFYGMVEGVHKYIKKYQRDRLLNRDDKISDEELTEVLQLAPRVEKIAIKDVKLRTFITQDADRSEMVAHVYDTTYGLINRGTDKLVVLDDSIVRGTTLKQSILKILDRLGPKKIVVVSSAPQIRYPDCYGIDMSRMGEFVAFEAAVSLLKDAGKEEILLKVYQQCKDSAKLPKEQVLNYVKAIYEPFTDQEISDRIAQIITPKNTNAEVQVIYQTLDNLHIACPDHTGDWYFSGNYPTPGGNKVVNRAFVNWMEGKNQRAYM
- a CDS encoding acyltransferase, whose translation is MKPHYPILDGLRGTAAILVVIFHILEVNFPPETHPMNHGYLAVDFFYLLSGFVVGYAYDDRWSNMSVGQFLKIRFARLHPMVIFSITVGAIAFWFDPYHDSSFNMSLLKLVGIMLIGYTILPHPDVRAWGETHSLNGPCWSLLQEYVANIIYALIGRKLNKAALVIVLVVAGSALIVMALKQNYMGLGWSYETLWAAPIRMLFPFFAGLLLFRTGKLIKMPMAYPLLSLLLFVVFFMPRFQYNGLYDVTCVILLFPLVVAAGAGGQVSGTWTKVCKFAGELSYPLYLIHYPFIYIYGYWISVKKPAVDQNLPIAVGLFVFFIVFAFATLKVYDEPVRKWLKQKLVPVRAI
- a CDS encoding ammonium transporter; this encodes MKRYFPFLLILIALVLTFVFPSVELNTTEKSQFNGADIAWMLMSTALVLIMTPGLAFFYGGMVNKKNVISTMLQSIVCMVIITVIWGIFGFSLAFGDSVGGVIGNPSTFFMMKGMLGTATWPAAPTIPLLLFAMYQLKFAIITPALITGAFAERIRFNSYIIFLILFSICIFSPLAHSTWHPGGILAKMGVLDFAGGTVVHMSAGWAALASAIYLKRRNEATHSPARITYVIIGTGLLWFGWFGFNAGSALGANPLAVTALATSTTASAAAGITWIFFDMLRGRKPSAMGTCIGAVVGLVAITPAAGFVSVPHSLAIGIISAIVSNLVVEWRTRTSIDDTLDVFPCHGVGGMVGMLLTGVFAHHNVNAGMANGNGLFFGETKLFLIQLVALVGTSIFAFFGSLLLLKITDMISPLRVSMEEEIVGLDVSQHGEKL